cAGTGTATGTTTGAAGTCATTTATGAAGTTTAAGAACAGCGAAGATGCTGTGAAAGAGGCAAACTGCCTGATAGAATCCAGACTGGGAAAAGGACTCCGTAAATTTCTAACCAAAAATATTCTGAACAAATCTTTGACTGACGATTTGGCGATTTGTGACAAGGCTTTGGGGATGGAAATTCAGAAAAACCTGAACATAAACGTCTGCTTTAACCAGAAGACTAGTGAGATAATCAGAGGACTTCGTATGCAGTTTCATGAGCTTGTAAGTGGGCTTTCAGAAGAGGACACAAGGTCAATGGCACTTAGTTTATCGCATTCTCTGACCAGATTTAAGCTAAAATTCAGCCCTGACAAGGTCGATGTCATGATAGTGCAAGCTATAGGCCTGTTAGATGACCTTGATCGTGAGGTTAACAAGTTCGGAATGAGGCTTAAGGAGTGGTATGGATGGCACTTTCCAGAGCTTGACAAGATTGTGTCAGATAACCTCTTGTACGCCAGAGTAATAAAACGCATAGGAATGCGTGAAAATGCTAAAAACGCTAACCTCTCTGATATACTCCCTGAAGACGTTTGTAAAGAGATTGTACAGGCCTCTGAAATTTCAATGGGAAGTGAGATATTTAAGGACGATTTGGAGTCGATTACAGAACTCGCATCAAGACTTGAGGAGCTTCTGGAGTACAGGCAAACTTTGGAAGAGTACCTCAAGTATCGCATGAACGTGATTGCACCGAATCTTACTTACATGGTCGGTGAGCTTATTGCCGCCAGGCTCCTATCACACAGTGGTTCCCTGATGAATCTAGCTAAACATCCTGCCTCTACAGTCCAGATTCTTGGTGCTGAGAAGGCGCTGTTCAGAGCCCTTAAAACAAGGTCTCACACACCTAAATACGGTATAATATACCACGCTGGACTCGTAGGACAGTCGTCGCCAAAGCATAAGGGTAAAATCTCCAGAATTCTGGCGGCTAAGCTCGCTCTCTGTGTCAGGGTCGACGCGCTTGGAGAATCTGACAAGCCCACAGTCGCgcttgaaaataaaaaatacgttgaaaataaattagtacAGTTACTTTCCGATGGAAATCAAAAACGTAAACTTTTTAAGCCAACAATCAACACCGATaagaaaagattaaaaCAATAATCTTTTTGACTCTTTACATGGTTTTTTCTCAATttttcacattatttacactaattatgaataatttatcctataaataatgtttattTGGGTGTATTCACGGTAATTAGGGCACGATTGACCCCTGATTCAACTGCAAAGGTAACGTGTATCACGAACTTATGTAAACTTGGCacttaatagtattaatataaataactcTACAGATGTGATAAGTAGTGTGTAATGTGTATTGATAGAATATTAAGGGGAGGATAAGCTCAGGAGCGTCATTAAGCTGAGCGCCAGGAGCTTAGGAGCGGTCATGAAGGAGCTCTTTGCACCTTTTTGTTTTTGTCCTTGAGTAGCTTCTCCTTCGGAGTCGGAGCCACTGTCTTGAACGAGAGGTTTCTTTTCACCAGGACTGCTTTCAGCTTGTCCAGCGAATGCAAAGGCTACAAAGCCTGCTA
Above is a window of Theileria parva strain Muguga chromosome 2, complete sequence, whole genome shotgun sequence DNA encoding:
- the NOP5-2 gene encoding putative nucleolar protein 5-2; the encoded protein is MLMLLETPAGYGLFKLTNDKMLECNADEVYKYFEDSDTAKSSVCLKSFMKFKNSEDAVKEANCLIESRLGKGLRKFLTKNILNKSLTDDLAICDKALGMEIQKNLNINVCFNQKTSEIIRGLRMQFHELVSGLSEEDTRSMALSLSHSLTRFKLKFSPDKVDVMIVQAIGLLDDLDREVNKFGMRLKEWYGWHFPELDKIVSDNLLYARVIKRIGMRENAKNANLSDILPEDVCKEIVQASEISMGSEIFKDDLESITELASRLEELLEYRQTLEEYLKYRMNVIAPNLTYMVGELIAARLLSHSGSLMNLAKHPASTVQILGAEKALFRALKTRSHTPKYGIIYHAGLVGQSSPKHKGKISRILAAKLALCVRVDALGESDKPTVALENKKYVENKLVQLLSDGNQKRKLFKPTINTDKKRLKQ